A genomic stretch from Phycisphaerae bacterium includes:
- a CDS encoding C45 family peptidase: MNRSNRLAVWQINRIRQRLGFWCVASAISVFAFPYAVIAAEPSKPINGELREIKGVPVLRIWGTPREQGYAQGYLLAPQGIKLLDGYLRGLGGPDAIKAYEITSFMVMQRMKIPQAYKEELEGIIAGGKARLGDKLTVPALGRALEYRDLLAINCIPYTARMGCSSFAAWGPLTEKGHTLVGRNLDWVHYPALDGQQIVVVRIPPDGNKTLAWVSVTWPCFIGCLTGMNAEGVTISIHDAEGPTASDPSRLAPRAMALREALEQAHAATALDDVARVLKSRTTAVGNNVPVAFPYDGKHASAGVFEYDGDLDKDSGVTLRMCESKSGPYAGMLTCTNHYLSRRPSVSCDRYEKIDRRLHEAASGHHKIGLPEAWQILKSSQFTGRVLTYHSVVFEPNEMRMHVAFAVGQRPAPENPSIELDVRSLLLESPPPRLPSPKG; encoded by the coding sequence ATGAATCGCTCGAACCGGCTTGCCGTTTGGCAGATCAATCGAATCCGTCAACGCCTTGGATTCTGGTGCGTTGCATCCGCCATTTCGGTATTCGCATTTCCTTATGCTGTCATTGCCGCCGAGCCCTCGAAACCCATCAACGGCGAGCTCCGCGAAATCAAGGGCGTCCCCGTCCTCCGCATCTGGGGCACCCCGCGCGAGCAAGGCTACGCTCAGGGCTACCTCCTCGCCCCACAGGGAATCAAGCTCCTGGACGGCTATCTCCGCGGTCTCGGCGGCCCGGACGCCATCAAGGCCTACGAAATCACCTCCTTCATGGTCATGCAGCGGATGAAAATCCCGCAGGCCTACAAGGAAGAACTCGAAGGCATCATCGCCGGAGGCAAAGCCCGCCTCGGCGACAAGTTGACCGTCCCCGCCCTCGGCCGCGCGCTGGAGTATCGCGACCTCCTCGCCATCAATTGTATCCCCTACACCGCGCGGATGGGCTGCTCATCCTTCGCCGCCTGGGGACCGCTCACCGAAAAAGGCCACACCCTCGTCGGCCGAAACCTCGACTGGGTTCACTATCCCGCCCTGGACGGTCAGCAGATCGTCGTCGTCCGCATCCCGCCCGACGGGAACAAGACCCTCGCCTGGGTCTCCGTTACCTGGCCCTGCTTCATCGGCTGCCTGACCGGAATGAACGCCGAGGGCGTGACCATCAGCATCCACGACGCCGAAGGCCCGACGGCCAGCGATCCCTCGCGCCTGGCCCCACGGGCGATGGCCCTGCGCGAAGCGTTGGAGCAGGCGCACGCCGCCACGGCCCTCGACGATGTCGCCCGCGTACTGAAATCCCGCACGACCGCCGTCGGCAACAACGTCCCCGTCGCCTTCCCCTACGACGGCAAGCACGCCTCCGCGGGCGTCTTCGAATACGACGGCGATCTGGACAAGGACAGCGGTGTCACCCTGCGCATGTGTGAGTCGAAATCCGGCCCCTACGCCGGAATGCTCACCTGCACCAACCACTATCTCAGTCGCCGTCCGTCGGTCTCCTGCGATCGCTACGAGAAGATCGATCGCCGCCTCCACGAAGCCGCCTCCGGTCATCACAAGATCGGCCTGCCCGAGGCCTGGCAAATCTTGAAGAGCTCCCAGTTCACCGGCCGCGTGCTGACCTACCACAGCGTCGTCTTCGAGCCGAATGAGATGCGCATGCACGTCGCCTTCGCCGTCGGCCAGCGCCCCGCCCCCGAGAATCCGTCTATCGAACTGGACGTACGCTCGCTGCTCCTGGAGTCGCCGCCCCCGCGCCTTCCCAGCCCGAAGGGCTGA
- the rpsP gene encoding 30S ribosomal protein S16 produces the protein MAVTLRLVRLGRRNRSFFRLRASDRRDPTGGRFLEELGFVDPIQKDQSKQVVLKKERIEHWLKNGATASDTVRTLLKKHGIGTQRA, from the coding sequence ATGGCAGTCACCCTGAGACTCGTTCGACTCGGCCGCCGCAATCGGTCATTCTTTCGTCTTCGCGCATCGGATCGCCGCGATCCGACCGGCGGTCGGTTCCTGGAAGAATTGGGATTCGTCGATCCCATCCAAAAAGATCAAAGCAAACAGGTCGTTCTGAAAAAGGAGCGTATCGAACATTGGCTAAAAAACGGAGCCACGGCGTCCGACACCGTACGGACCCTGCTCAAAAAGCACGGCATCGGCACGCAGCGCGCGTGA
- the rplS gene encoding 50S ribosomal protein L19, whose translation MRNRFIDSIEKGRLRKEPLAFDIGDTVSVGVRIIEGSKERVQPYVGVVIGRQGRGMNETFTVRRIVNNEGVERIFPIQSPRIVAVEVIRHGKVRRSKLYYLRDRVGKSRKLRERRGGERAEEASGAAETPGVPTEKIPRGAQVAVPV comes from the coding sequence ATGCGAAACAGATTCATTGACAGCATCGAAAAGGGCCGGCTCCGCAAGGAACCTTTGGCCTTCGACATCGGCGATACCGTCTCCGTCGGCGTGCGGATCATTGAAGGTTCGAAGGAACGCGTGCAGCCCTACGTCGGCGTCGTCATCGGACGACAGGGCCGGGGCATGAACGAGACCTTTACCGTCCGGCGCATCGTCAACAATGAAGGCGTTGAACGGATCTTTCCGATCCAGTCGCCGCGCATCGTGGCGGTCGAAGTGATTCGCCACGGCAAGGTCCGCCGCAGCAAGCTCTACTACCTCCGCGACCGCGTCGGCAAATCCCGCAAGCTCCGCGAACGCCGCGGCGGCGAGCGCGCCGAAGAAGCCTCCGGCGCCGCCGAAACCCCCGGCGTCCCTACAGAGAAAATCCCCCGCGGCGCGCAAGTCGCCGTGCCGGTCTGA
- a CDS encoding alpha/beta fold hydrolase — MKSNRRVAVGLCLTSIAVAASPVLAGPKSKKEPASAQRREKRADAVVKALAAGKYADATKWFDKTLKGALPAAKLEEIWKSLETQCGSFKSFGPQHARKDGGNNAISVPAEFDKAKLQLQLVFDKSDKITGFWIKPAEGADLSPKPSAPPPYDEPGMYTETAVEFGKSPWTINGKLTVPRMRVLCPVVVLVHGSGPHDEDETIGPNKVFRDLAYGLSSNGVAVLRYHKRTHAHKAELAKTGKITVREEVIDDALAALKFVRTQSNVDTSRVYLLGHSLGATLAPQIATDDKKLGGVVLLSGTSRNFYDVILGQLSYLASLPGPDQEVTRKLFEENRKKIALTRFGKAQPGTDLLGAPIGYWDDLNKYAQKAVPQAAALDCRILVCGGGRDHQITKEDFEIYRKGLGSRKNVTFKWYDDLNHLYMTGKGMSTPAEYEKAGYVDKKVIDDLAEWIREGS, encoded by the coding sequence ATGAAGTCAAACCGCCGGGTTGCTGTCGGACTTTGCCTCACCTCCATTGCGGTGGCGGCGTCGCCCGTTTTAGCCGGCCCAAAGTCCAAGAAAGAACCTGCCTCCGCACAGCGCCGGGAAAAAAGGGCCGACGCCGTCGTGAAGGCCCTCGCTGCGGGCAAATATGCCGACGCCACGAAGTGGTTCGACAAGACATTGAAGGGCGCCTTGCCCGCGGCGAAGCTCGAGGAGATTTGGAAATCCCTCGAGACGCAATGTGGTTCGTTCAAATCGTTCGGTCCACAGCACGCCCGGAAGGACGGCGGCAATAACGCGATCTCTGTTCCCGCCGAATTCGACAAAGCCAAACTGCAGCTGCAACTCGTTTTCGACAAATCCGACAAGATCACCGGCTTCTGGATCAAACCCGCCGAAGGCGCCGACCTCTCGCCCAAGCCCTCCGCGCCACCGCCGTATGACGAACCCGGCATGTATACGGAAACGGCCGTCGAATTCGGGAAAAGCCCGTGGACGATCAACGGCAAGCTGACGGTCCCGCGCATGCGGGTCCTCTGCCCCGTCGTCGTTCTGGTCCACGGCTCCGGCCCGCACGATGAGGATGAAACCATCGGCCCCAACAAGGTCTTTCGCGATTTGGCGTACGGTCTTTCGTCGAACGGCGTCGCCGTCCTCCGCTACCACAAGCGCACCCACGCACACAAGGCGGAACTGGCCAAGACCGGTAAAATCACCGTACGCGAAGAGGTGATCGACGACGCGCTGGCGGCGCTGAAGTTTGTACGGACACAATCAAACGTCGACACGTCGCGTGTCTATCTGCTCGGCCATAGCCTCGGCGCGACTCTTGCGCCGCAGATTGCGACCGACGACAAGAAACTCGGAGGAGTCGTCCTTCTTTCCGGCACGTCGCGAAACTTTTATGACGTCATTCTCGGTCAGCTTTCGTATCTTGCCTCGCTTCCCGGACCCGATCAGGAAGTCACGAGGAAATTGTTCGAGGAAAATCGAAAAAAAATCGCCCTCACTCGATTCGGGAAGGCGCAGCCGGGAACCGATCTGCTTGGCGCACCGATAGGCTATTGGGATGACCTGAACAAATACGCGCAAAAAGCCGTCCCGCAGGCGGCGGCGCTGGATTGCCGCATCCTCGTCTGCGGCGGGGGCCGAGATCACCAGATCACGAAGGAGGACTTTGAGATCTACCGAAAGGGCCTGGGAAGCAGGAAAAACGTCACGTTCAAATGGTACGACGACCTGAACCACCTCTACATGACCGGCAAAGGCATGTCCACGCCGGCGGAATACGAAAAGGCCGGTTACGTCGACAAGAAAGTGATTGATGATTTGGCGGAGTGGATTCGCGAGGGTTCTTGA
- a CDS encoding tetratricopeptide repeat protein — MGRKAKKSKAADSASRGDRTIRTVGHFAIVLAGIVVYANSLGGPFIFDDQDGIVENSTIRQWWPLSGVLSPPRNTTVAGRPVANLTLALNHAAGGLSTRGYHVVNLLIHLCAGLVLFGIVRRTLLCLKDQRFHASATGLATATALLWVVHPLQTESVTYVIQRVESLMGLFYLLTLYAVIRHAEQPGLRWFILAVAACGLGMATKEVMVTAPVVALLYDRAILAGTFREALRRRWGLYASLAATWLILAWLVAGGPRSVTAGVGIKGITPLDYATTQLGVIVHYIRLSLWPDPLCLDYAWPLVTPAREAIGPGLFIGALLAATLWASVRRPAIGFLGVWFFLILAPTSSFVTIKDAAFEHRMYLPLAAVIAIVVFVVDSALRQFAPRGHRPVGVVLLLIVAAALGGATIARNRDYESVVRMWTDVLEKRPNNPRAHFALGVAKAESGQRDEAIGHYRDALALDPSDARTHNNLAIVYAQEGRKAEAIAEYERALALQPEHAEAHNNLGVLLAEQGRTQDAIGHYQAAIRSDADWAGAHNNLGNALSKVGRLAEAAEAYASALRLQPDSAGAHNNLAGLLIQLGRAEEAPAHYEAALRIAPSATVIRTNYADCLMRLGRQAEAAEQYRRVLAVNPDDAAVRGRLEAAAGASRGR; from the coding sequence ATGGGCAGAAAGGCGAAGAAATCGAAGGCGGCGGACAGCGCGAGCCGCGGCGATCGAACGATTCGTACGGTGGGCCACTTTGCGATCGTCCTCGCGGGGATTGTCGTGTATGCGAACAGTCTTGGCGGGCCGTTTATCTTTGACGATCAGGATGGCATCGTCGAGAACAGCACGATCCGCCAATGGTGGCCGCTCAGCGGAGTTCTCTCGCCCCCGCGGAACACGACCGTGGCGGGGCGGCCGGTGGCGAATTTGACGCTGGCGCTAAACCACGCAGCCGGCGGACTTTCGACTCGCGGGTATCACGTCGTCAATCTGTTGATCCACCTCTGCGCGGGACTGGTTCTGTTTGGAATTGTGCGGCGCACGCTGCTCTGCTTGAAGGACCAGCGGTTTCATGCCTCTGCCACGGGACTCGCGACGGCCACGGCTCTGCTCTGGGTCGTGCATCCGTTGCAGACGGAGAGCGTGACCTACGTCATCCAGCGCGTTGAATCGCTGATGGGGTTGTTCTATTTGCTCACTTTGTACGCCGTGATTCGCCATGCGGAGCAGCCGGGGCTTCGATGGTTCATCCTTGCGGTCGCAGCCTGCGGGTTGGGGATGGCGACGAAAGAGGTCATGGTGACCGCGCCGGTCGTGGCGCTGCTTTACGACCGGGCGATTCTTGCGGGGACGTTTCGAGAGGCGCTGCGGCGGCGCTGGGGACTTTATGCCAGCCTGGCGGCGACATGGCTGATTCTCGCGTGGCTGGTCGCGGGCGGACCGCGGTCGGTGACGGCGGGGGTGGGGATCAAGGGGATCACGCCGCTCGATTACGCTACGACACAACTCGGTGTGATCGTGCATTACATTCGATTGTCTCTCTGGCCAGATCCATTGTGCCTGGACTATGCGTGGCCGCTGGTGACGCCCGCGCGGGAAGCGATCGGGCCAGGGTTGTTCATTGGCGCGCTCCTGGCCGCGACGCTTTGGGCGTCGGTGCGGCGACCGGCGATCGGGTTTCTCGGAGTGTGGTTTTTCCTGATCCTCGCGCCGACGTCGAGCTTCGTGACAATCAAGGACGCGGCGTTTGAGCATCGGATGTATCTGCCGCTGGCGGCCGTGATCGCGATCGTTGTCTTCGTCGTGGACAGCGCGCTTCGACAGTTTGCGCCGCGAGGCCACCGGCCGGTCGGGGTCGTCTTGCTGCTGATCGTCGCGGCGGCGCTGGGAGGCGCGACGATTGCGCGGAACCGCGACTATGAATCGGTCGTGCGAATGTGGACGGACGTCCTCGAGAAGCGGCCGAACAATCCGCGCGCGCACTTCGCGTTGGGAGTGGCAAAAGCGGAATCGGGCCAAAGGGACGAGGCGATCGGGCACTATCGGGACGCACTGGCGCTCGATCCGAGCGACGCGCGGACGCACAACAACTTGGCGATCGTCTATGCGCAGGAGGGGCGAAAGGCGGAGGCCATCGCAGAGTACGAACGGGCCTTGGCGCTGCAACCCGAGCATGCGGAGGCGCACAACAACCTCGGCGTGCTGCTGGCGGAGCAGGGTCGGACGCAGGACGCGATTGGGCATTACCAGGCGGCCATCCGGTCGGATGCGGATTGGGCCGGGGCGCACAACAACCTGGGCAACGCGCTGTCGAAGGTCGGCCGGCTGGCGGAGGCGGCGGAGGCGTACGCATCGGCGCTGCGATTGCAGCCGGATTCGGCTGGCGCCCACAACAACCTGGCGGGCCTTCTGATCCAGCTCGGCCGCGCCGAGGAGGCCCCGGCCCACTACGAGGCGGCGCTGAGGATCGCGCCGTCGGCGACGGTGATTCGCACGAACTACGCGGATTGCCTGATGCGGCTGGGGCGCCAGGCGGAGGCGGCGGAGCAGTATCGGCGGGTGCTGGCGGTAAATCCGGATGATGCTGCGGTGCGGGGGAGGCTGGAGGCGGCGGCGGGAGCATCCCGCGGTCGCTAA
- the ade gene encoding adenine deaminase, with protein sequence MSDNHLRQLIDVAAGRRPADLVLKNSKIVNVVSHEIQEGDIAIVGERIAGIGDYQATKTIDLAGRYVAPGFIDAHVHIESSLLAVPEFAQVVTAHGTTAVVADPHEFANVMGAEGISYVLREAKYAPIDVYVMLSSCVPASPLETAGAQLTSEDLAPFLSNPWVLGLAEMMNYPGVIEGDAEVLAKLAICKERVIDGHAPAVKGAALTAYAAAGIMSDHECTRAEEAAEKLRRGLCIMIREGSQTRNLAALLSLVKPETADRFMFCTDDKDVRDLLEEGQIDYMVRTAIAGGLDPILAVKLAGFNAARYFGLRQAGAILPGYRADLAVLEDLKSCRVVETYHRGRLVAEDGRCVVDRPTATGRAALRSSVDVHWIEPKDFVVAAPPGATSQSPPKIHVIHVLENRIDTERSVESAAVRDGQLVADASRDLAKLVVIERHRASGEIGRGFVRGFNLQRGAMASSVAHDAHNIIVVGMSDEDMMAAAVRLVKMRGGLVVAADGNVVAEVPLPIAGLVSDEPAEAVADKLREVCAAARQLGCRLEQPFMALSFLSLSVIGKLKLTNLGLIDVERFEPILLISN encoded by the coding sequence GTGTCCGATAACCACTTACGTCAACTTATCGATGTCGCCGCGGGCCGCCGGCCGGCCGATTTAGTCCTCAAGAACTCCAAAATCGTCAATGTCGTATCCCACGAAATACAGGAAGGCGACATCGCCATTGTAGGCGAGCGAATCGCCGGAATCGGGGATTATCAAGCGACCAAGACCATCGATTTGGCGGGACGCTATGTCGCTCCGGGGTTTATCGACGCCCATGTCCACATCGAATCGTCGCTCCTGGCCGTGCCGGAGTTCGCGCAAGTGGTGACGGCCCATGGGACGACGGCGGTCGTGGCCGACCCGCACGAGTTCGCCAACGTCATGGGGGCGGAGGGCATCTCGTATGTTCTTCGGGAGGCGAAGTACGCGCCAATCGATGTCTATGTGATGCTCAGCTCGTGCGTGCCGGCGAGTCCGCTGGAGACCGCAGGGGCACAGCTTACGTCGGAGGATCTCGCGCCGTTTCTGTCGAATCCGTGGGTGCTGGGGCTGGCGGAGATGATGAACTACCCCGGCGTGATTGAAGGCGACGCGGAGGTGCTTGCGAAGCTGGCGATCTGCAAGGAGCGCGTCATCGACGGGCACGCCCCCGCCGTGAAGGGTGCGGCGCTGACCGCGTATGCGGCGGCGGGGATCATGAGCGATCACGAATGCACCCGCGCCGAGGAGGCGGCGGAGAAGCTGCGCCGCGGGCTGTGCATCATGATCCGCGAAGGCTCGCAGACGCGAAACCTGGCGGCGCTGTTGTCGCTGGTGAAACCGGAAACGGCCGACCGTTTCATGTTTTGCACAGACGACAAGGACGTGCGCGATCTGCTTGAGGAGGGGCAAATCGATTACATGGTGCGGACTGCGATCGCGGGCGGGCTCGATCCGATCCTGGCGGTGAAACTGGCCGGATTCAACGCAGCGCGGTACTTCGGACTGCGGCAGGCCGGCGCAATCCTGCCGGGTTATCGCGCGGATTTGGCGGTCCTGGAGGATCTGAAAAGCTGCCGCGTCGTGGAAACCTATCATCGCGGTCGGCTCGTGGCGGAGGATGGACGGTGCGTGGTGGACCGCCCCACCGCAACCGGGCGGGCGGCGCTGCGGAGCAGCGTAGACGTACATTGGATCGAGCCGAAGGACTTTGTCGTGGCGGCGCCGCCGGGGGCGACTTCGCAATCGCCGCCGAAGATCCACGTCATCCACGTCTTGGAGAACCGCATCGACACGGAGCGAAGCGTCGAATCGGCGGCGGTGCGCGATGGCCAGCTGGTGGCCGATGCGTCGCGGGACCTGGCCAAGCTGGTGGTCATCGAGCGCCATCGGGCGAGCGGAGAGATTGGACGGGGATTTGTCCGCGGATTCAATCTGCAGCGCGGAGCAATGGCTTCGTCGGTGGCCCACGACGCGCACAACATCATCGTGGTCGGCATGTCGGATGAGGACATGATGGCGGCGGCCGTGCGGCTGGTGAAGATGCGCGGCGGCCTCGTCGTCGCGGCGGACGGGAACGTGGTGGCCGAAGTGCCGCTTCCGATCGCAGGGTTGGTCAGCGATGAGCCGGCGGAGGCGGTGGCCGACAAGCTGCGCGAGGTGTGCGCCGCGGCGCGGCAATTGGGCTGCCGGCTGGAGCAGCCGTTCATGGCTCTGTCGTTCCTGAGTCTGTCGGTGATCGGGAAGTTGAAGCTGACGAATCTGGGGCTGATCGATGTGGAGCGGTTTGAGCCGATCTTATTGATTTCGAATTAA
- the trmD gene encoding tRNA (guanosine(37)-N1)-methyltransferase TrmD — protein MRIDVLTLFPEACEPFFEASVLGRARRSGRVTITCHNIRDFTTDPHRKVDDRPFGGGPGMVMMCQPVIDAVEAVEKLAESPATRVLLTPQGMRLDQRIVEELSTRSRLLLVAGHYEGFDERIRELLSPMEISVGDYVLSGGEAAAMVVVDAVVRLLPGVLGDETSIEEESFSTQPLAAENGAGRAELAAYLEYPQYTRPRVYREKEVPEILLSGDHARIRAWRADEALRRTVERRPDLVANRLTKTDTPECRH, from the coding sequence ATGCGGATCGACGTGCTGACACTTTTCCCGGAGGCCTGCGAGCCCTTCTTTGAGGCGAGCGTCCTTGGCCGGGCCCGACGATCGGGCCGAGTGACGATTACCTGTCACAACATCCGGGACTTCACCACCGACCCCCATCGAAAGGTCGACGATCGACCCTTCGGCGGCGGACCCGGGATGGTCATGATGTGTCAGCCGGTCATCGACGCGGTCGAGGCCGTAGAAAAATTAGCGGAGTCGCCCGCGACACGCGTCTTGCTGACGCCGCAGGGAATGCGGCTCGATCAACGAATCGTTGAGGAGTTGTCGACGCGGTCGCGGTTATTACTCGTTGCCGGCCATTACGAAGGCTTCGACGAGCGAATTCGAGAGTTGCTGTCGCCGATGGAGATTTCCGTCGGGGACTACGTGCTGTCCGGCGGCGAAGCGGCGGCGATGGTGGTCGTGGACGCCGTCGTGCGGCTGTTGCCGGGAGTGCTCGGCGACGAGACCTCGATTGAGGAAGAGTCGTTTTCGACGCAGCCGCTGGCTGCGGAAAACGGCGCAGGCCGCGCAGAACTTGCGGCGTACCTGGAGTACCCGCAATACACCCGCCCGCGGGTGTATCGAGAGAAGGAAGTCCCGGAGATCCTCCTCAGCGGCGATCACGCCCGTATCCGGGCGTGGCGCGCCGACGAGGCCCTCCGTCGAACAGTGGAGAGACGCCCGGATTTGGTGGCGAATCGGTTGACGAAGACGGACACCCCGGAATGCCGACATTGA